The nucleotide sequence ACCGGCTGTGCCGGGAGCGTGCAAACAAGTGGGGGATCCCGTCCGTTTCCGGACCTTATCTCCCCGAACAACACTTAGCTGGTCTGCTTTTGACGTTCGTTGTCAACGTCAACTAAAGAAACCTCAAAGGAGGCTTACGTGAAGAAGTACACCATCATCCTGGCCCTGCTGGCCCTGGTTCTGTCCCTGGGCTTCATCGGCTGCGACGAAGAGGGCGAAGAGGCCGACGGTGAAGACACCGAAGAAACGGCCGAGGCCGACGGCGATCTGCCCGTCATCGCCGTCAACGGCTCCACCACCGTCACCCCGATCATGCAGAAGGTGGCCGAGGTCTATGAAGGCGCCGAGCTGACCATCTCCGGCACCGGTTCCGGCGACGGCATCAAGGCCCTCATCGACAACAACTGCGACGTCGCCATGGCTTCGCGCAAGATGAAGGACAAGGAAGCTGAAGAGGCCGCCGCCAACGGCGTGGAGACCGAAGAGGTCGTCATCGCCAAGGACGGCATCGCCATCGTCGTGCATCCGGACAACCCCGTCGAAGAGCTGACCATGGAACAGCTCAAGGAAATCTACCTCGGCAACGTCAGCGACTGGTCCGAGTTCGGCGGCTCCGGTGAGATCACCGTCGTGACCCGCGAGAGCTCCTCCGGTACCTTCGGCGTCTTCTCTAAGCTGGTCATGGACAAGGAGCCCGTCGTGGCCGAAGCCGTGCAGCAGAAGTCCAACGGCGACGTCGTCCGCACCGTCGCCGGTGCCGAA is from Candidatus Coatesbacteria bacterium and encodes:
- the pstS gene encoding phosphate ABC transporter substrate-binding protein PstS family protein, which encodes MSTSTKETSKEAYVKKYTIILALLALVLSLGFIGCDEEGEEADGEDTEETAEADGDLPVIAVNGSTTVTPIMQKVAEVYEGAELTISGTGSGDGIKALIDNNCDVAMASRKMKDKEAEEAAANGVETEEVVIAKDGIAIVVHPDNPVEELTMEQLKEIYLGNVSDWSEFGGSGEITVVTRESSSGTFGVFSKLVMDKEPVVAEAVQQKSNGDVVRTVAGAEGAIGFIGLGYLDDSLKGVKIDGVTPSVETVVDGSYPISRDLNLYVPADHPEHVAALLEWIKSPEGQKIVEEEGFVPLN